In Limnohabitans sp. INBF002, one genomic interval encodes:
- a CDS encoding LysR substrate-binding domain-containing protein, which produces MRHLPPLKSLIAFEAAARLGSFGAAADELSLTPSAISHQIRGLEDTLGISLFHRVGRVVELTDVGRRYAESVTEGINVIAAGTRSIERSGKSDILTIHTVPSFGTQWLMRRLSRFSAIFPDIDVRLNASVSLVNLLSEEADFSIRYGMVFPDTGVELASLPAETIVALCAPSFAKKHKLRKSKDVAGITLIHSEVNIYSWREWQRDHPDVMLKLDRGPRFDRSFMAISAAVDGLGLGLESRLLVERELQEGRLVLPFGAEGPTKVCHHLTYLKAKAHLPKMKAFREWLFEELEASQP; this is translated from the coding sequence ATGCGTCACCTACCGCCTCTAAAGTCTTTAATCGCCTTCGAAGCCGCAGCCAGACTAGGTTCTTTCGGTGCTGCAGCGGATGAATTAAGCCTTACGCCATCCGCAATAAGCCATCAAATTCGTGGCCTTGAAGACACTCTAGGGATTTCCCTATTCCATCGAGTTGGTCGTGTGGTGGAGCTCACCGATGTGGGTCGTCGCTACGCTGAAAGCGTGACCGAAGGAATCAATGTCATTGCGGCAGGGACACGCAGCATTGAGCGTTCGGGCAAAAGCGACATACTGACCATTCACACGGTGCCAAGCTTTGGCACGCAATGGCTCATGCGAAGGCTCTCTCGCTTCAGCGCGATATTTCCAGACATCGATGTCAGGCTCAACGCTTCCGTTTCTTTGGTCAACCTCCTCTCTGAAGAGGCTGACTTTTCAATACGCTATGGCATGGTTTTTCCAGACACGGGCGTCGAGCTGGCGTCTCTGCCAGCAGAAACAATCGTCGCCTTGTGTGCGCCTAGTTTTGCCAAAAAGCACAAGCTACGAAAAAGCAAAGATGTTGCGGGCATCACGCTGATCCACTCTGAAGTGAATATTTACAGCTGGCGTGAATGGCAGCGAGACCATCCAGACGTGATGCTCAAGCTCGACCGTGGGCCGAGATTTGACCGCTCATTCATGGCGATCAGTGCCGCCGTTGATGGTTTGGGGCTTGGACTAGAGAGCCGCTTGCTTGTTGAGCGTGAACTTCAAGAGGGGCGATTGGTATTGCCTTTCGGCGCCGAGGGCCCCACCAAGGTATGTCACCACCTCACCTACCTCAAAGCCAAAGCACATCTTCCGAAGATGAAAGCCTTTCGCGAATGGTTGTTTGAAGAGCTTGAAGCATCGCAACCCTAA
- a CDS encoding TRAP transporter large permease subunit has translation MLSIIIFLCFLVLALFGLPIAHSLIVASEIGLLPSDRLGADFIVQQLVTQCQSFPLVAIPFFMLTGSLMVGGKLGQHLIDMLTLLMGRFHGGPAQVGVLSSTIFGGVSGSAVADASAIGSLLIPWLKKMGYPSAFAAGSLAAAATIDILIPPSIPMIIYALVSSASIGALFVAGILPGILMCIGFMLVCYVQGRRRGFPRDTSPFSWSLLRKSTMYAMPALALPVLIIIFLRFGIATPTEVSVMSTLYALIVSVAIYRDLDMPRLRHAILDAGLATSVVMLIIMASSVVGWVLTFEQLPAAFVDFAKTTLGEPWMIILSMNFIMLAIGMFIDLPAAVLLLTPMFVPLASAIGMDTVQLGIMMIINLSIGLYHPPVGTTLFITSSIAKVRMGHVVIELIPFYFVAFGVLMLFSFVPAMTIRM, from the coding sequence ATGCTTTCAATCATCATTTTTCTCTGTTTTCTTGTCTTGGCTCTTTTCGGATTGCCGATTGCGCATTCGCTGATCGTTGCCTCCGAGATCGGCTTGCTGCCTTCGGATCGCTTGGGTGCTGACTTCATTGTTCAGCAACTGGTGACGCAGTGCCAGAGCTTCCCACTCGTGGCGATTCCGTTTTTCATGCTGACGGGCTCTCTCATGGTGGGCGGCAAGTTGGGCCAACATTTGATTGACATGCTGACTTTACTCATGGGGCGCTTTCATGGCGGACCTGCACAAGTTGGCGTTTTGTCATCTACTATTTTTGGCGGTGTTTCTGGGTCTGCTGTTGCCGATGCTTCTGCCATTGGCTCGCTTCTGATTCCTTGGCTCAAGAAGATGGGGTATCCATCGGCGTTTGCTGCGGGTTCACTGGCGGCTGCGGCGACGATCGACATTCTCATTCCTCCGTCGATCCCAATGATCATTTATGCCTTGGTATCTAGCGCATCAATTGGTGCACTGTTTGTCGCAGGCATCTTGCCTGGCATATTGATGTGCATTGGTTTCATGCTGGTGTGCTATGTGCAAGGGCGTCGCCGTGGATTCCCGCGTGACACATCCCCCTTTAGCTGGAGCCTGCTGCGCAAATCCACCATGTATGCGATGCCGGCCTTGGCCTTGCCCGTGCTCATCATCATCTTCTTGCGCTTTGGTATTGCAACGCCAACAGAAGTCAGTGTGATGTCTACGCTCTATGCACTCATCGTATCGGTGGCTATTTATCGTGACTTGGATATGCCCCGTTTGCGACATGCCATTTTGGATGCTGGGTTGGCGACGTCAGTGGTGATGTTGATCATCATGGCCTCTAGTGTGGTGGGTTGGGTTTTAACCTTTGAACAATTGCCAGCAGCGTTCGTTGACTTTGCCAAGACAACTTTGGGTGAGCCATGGATGATTATTTTGTCTATGAACTTCATCATGTTGGCGATTGGTATGTTCATTGACTTGCCTGCCGCTGTGTTGTTGTTGACGCCCATGTTTGTGCCGCTTGCCAGTGCGATTGGTATGGACACGGTGCAGCTTGGCATCATGATGATCATCAACCTTTCTATTGGTTTGTATCACCCGCCGGTAGGCACAACGTTGTTTATCACCAGCTCGATTGCCAAAGTACGAATGGGGCATGTGGTGATTGAGTTGATTCCCTTTTATTTTGTGGCGTTCGGTGTACTGATGCTTTTTAGCTTCGTGCCGGCCATGACAATTCGGATGTAA
- a CDS encoding transketolase, translated as MNFSSGHDSLETRAYRIRRYALRMGEVQGQGYIGQALGYADVLAVAYCHAMKFRPDDPEYEERDRFLLSHGHYAIAHYAALIEAGILPESELETYGSDDSRLPMSGMATYTPGMEISGGSLGQGLPIAVGMALGLRLKNNPAFVYNSMSDGELDEGSTWEAAMSAAHHGLGNLICLVDINNQQADGPSSKVLGFEPLADKWASFGWHVQRVNGNDLQAVRHAFDVARDLTEAKPRVLLIDTLMGKGVPFLETREKNHFIRVDPPEWQQALEILDAAHKEQA; from the coding sequence ATGAATTTTTCGTCGGGTCACGACTCACTCGAGACGCGTGCCTACAGAATCCGCCGGTACGCACTTCGCATGGGCGAGGTGCAGGGGCAGGGGTATATCGGTCAGGCATTGGGATATGCAGATGTGTTGGCAGTGGCTTATTGCCATGCCATGAAGTTTCGTCCGGATGATCCTGAATACGAAGAGCGTGACCGTTTTCTGCTCTCACACGGCCATTACGCGATTGCCCATTACGCGGCTTTGATTGAGGCTGGGATCCTGCCTGAGAGTGAGCTAGAAACCTATGGCAGCGATGACAGCCGTTTGCCTATGTCTGGCATGGCAACGTACACACCCGGCATGGAAATTTCGGGTGGTTCTCTTGGTCAAGGATTGCCAATTGCCGTAGGCATGGCGCTGGGTCTGCGGTTGAAAAACAACCCTGCCTTTGTTTACAACTCCATGTCCGATGGGGAGCTTGATGAAGGTTCCACGTGGGAAGCGGCGATGTCAGCCGCACACCATGGCCTTGGTAATCTCATCTGTTTGGTGGACATCAACAACCAACAGGCGGATGGACCATCCTCCAAGGTGCTTGGCTTTGAGCCGTTGGCTGACAAGTGGGCTTCATTTGGTTGGCATGTGCAGCGTGTCAACGGCAACGACCTTCAAGCGGTGCGTCATGCATTTGATGTTGCCCGTGATCTGACGGAAGCGAAGCCACGCGTATTGCTGATCGACACACTGATGGGCAAAGGCGTCCCGTTTTTGGAAACGCGTGAGAAAAACCATTTCATTCGCGTCGACCCCCCTGAGTGGCAACAAGCCCTTGAGATTTTGGACGCAGCACACAAGGAGCAAGCATGA
- a CDS encoding exodeoxyribonuclease III codes for MFKLTSLNLNGIRSAARKGVEAWLEKASPDCICVQEIKAQAPDVEGSFDTLAGLKGHFHYAEKKGYSGVGVYTKHEPSDVIVGFDGGEFDAEGRYVELRFDTPTQKLSIISSYFPSGSSGPERQDAKFRFLAAMYPHLNALKQEREFVLCGDINIAHNEADLKNWKGNKKNSGFLPEERAWMTQLTTEGGIVDVYRQLQPDTTDACYTWWSNRGQAYANNVGWRLDYHLATPAIAAKARSEAIYKDEKFSDHAPITIAYAGLI; via the coding sequence TTGTTCAAACTAACCAGCCTCAACCTCAACGGCATTCGTTCGGCCGCCCGCAAGGGCGTGGAAGCTTGGCTCGAAAAAGCCAGCCCTGATTGTATTTGCGTCCAAGAAATCAAAGCCCAGGCCCCCGATGTCGAAGGCAGCTTCGACACCTTGGCGGGTTTGAAAGGCCACTTTCACTATGCCGAGAAAAAAGGCTACTCAGGCGTGGGCGTGTACACCAAACACGAGCCCAGCGATGTGATCGTAGGCTTTGACGGCGGCGAATTCGATGCAGAAGGCCGTTACGTCGAGCTGCGTTTTGACACACCCACCCAAAAGCTCTCCATCATCAGCAGCTACTTCCCCAGTGGCTCGTCCGGCCCTGAGCGCCAAGACGCGAAGTTTCGTTTCTTGGCCGCCATGTACCCACACCTCAATGCCTTGAAGCAAGAGCGAGAGTTTGTGCTGTGCGGCGACATCAACATCGCGCACAACGAGGCAGACTTGAAGAACTGGAAGGGCAACAAAAAGAACAGTGGCTTCTTGCCCGAAGAGCGTGCGTGGATGACGCAACTCACCACTGAAGGCGGCATCGTCGACGTGTATCGCCAGCTGCAACCCGACACCACCGACGCTTGCTACACCTGGTGGAGCAACCGCGGCCAAGCCTATGCCAACAACGTGGGTTGGCGCTTGGACTACCACTTGGCCACCCCAGCGATAGCAGCCAAGGCACGCAGCGAGGCGATCTACAAGGACGAAAAATTCTCAGACCATGCGCCCATCACCATCGCCTATGCGGGCCTGATTTAA
- a CDS encoding TRAP transporter small permease — protein MNVFSSTNQCCDWLDAAVQAACRWILYITMVFLFGVLTINVILRYVAGTSMQWGGEIPELVFPWMVMAGVVLAAQHGSHISIVWLTEKFSPKLRRIVKLVNSAILMAGYSLLAWGTWTLLPIVHAEHSHVLGVPTSVTYGGMLVGFVALTVTSLTQGVKVWSQTHADDVSQNLN, from the coding sequence ATGAACGTGTTTTCCAGTACTAATCAATGTTGTGACTGGCTAGACGCTGCAGTGCAGGCAGCGTGTCGTTGGATTCTCTACATCACCATGGTGTTCTTGTTCGGTGTTCTAACGATCAACGTGATCCTGCGATATGTTGCTGGGACCAGCATGCAATGGGGAGGCGAAATTCCAGAACTCGTCTTTCCATGGATGGTGATGGCCGGCGTTGTGCTTGCTGCACAGCACGGCTCTCATATCAGCATCGTCTGGCTCACGGAGAAGTTTTCTCCGAAGCTGCGTCGCATCGTCAAACTGGTGAATTCCGCTATCTTGATGGCCGGATATTCGCTGTTGGCCTGGGGAACATGGACATTACTGCCCATCGTGCATGCCGAGCACAGCCACGTGCTCGGTGTGCCGACTTCTGTGACTTACGGGGGAATGCTGGTGGGCTTTGTAGCCCTGACCGTTACCTCCCTGACTCAAGGTGTGAAGGTCTGGTCTCAGACGCATGCCGATGATGTGTCTCAGAACCTGAACTAA
- a CDS encoding LysR substrate-binding domain-containing protein, which produces MIPSLSSLLAFEAIARRQSFALAASELHLTPSAVSHQIAKLEGMLGVKLFERTLKSTQLTPEGAAYLRRISGALAALSAATHEARQGGRHSLYVHASPSFASLWLMPRISEFAQTNPDIALFVSSSPSHSDFQQGLVDIDIRYGVPNWQHLVIEPLSTETIQPLASPDFIQAHRVRHKRDLLHVPLIQSTVNRVQWHDWFSAQGLEGPPERVELSFDRAMMSLDAAAQGLGIALESAWLASAYLQRGQLVPVFSRQSALSIQAHFAVYPQRNTNRPAVVQFLQWLQKACK; this is translated from the coding sequence ATGATCCCTTCACTCTCATCACTGCTTGCGTTTGAGGCCATTGCACGGCGGCAAAGCTTTGCGCTTGCTGCTTCAGAGCTTCATCTCACGCCTTCTGCTGTGAGTCATCAAATAGCCAAGCTGGAAGGCATGTTGGGTGTCAAGCTTTTCGAGCGAACGCTCAAAAGTACTCAGCTAACACCTGAGGGGGCGGCCTACCTTCGGCGTATTTCGGGTGCTTTGGCCGCACTTTCGGCGGCGACGCACGAGGCGCGCCAAGGCGGGCGACACAGTCTTTATGTGCATGCCAGTCCGAGCTTTGCCAGCCTTTGGTTGATGCCGCGTATCAGTGAGTTTGCGCAAACGAATCCCGATATCGCGCTGTTTGTTTCTTCGTCACCTTCACACTCAGATTTCCAGCAAGGGTTGGTGGACATCGACATTCGTTACGGCGTGCCGAATTGGCAGCATTTGGTGATTGAACCGTTGAGCACGGAAACGATACAGCCGCTTGCCAGCCCTGACTTCATTCAAGCGCATCGTGTGCGGCATAAACGAGATCTGTTGCATGTACCGCTCATCCAATCAACGGTGAATCGGGTGCAATGGCATGACTGGTTTTCGGCACAGGGGCTTGAAGGTCCGCCAGAACGCGTCGAGTTGAGTTTCGATCGCGCCATGATGTCGTTGGATGCGGCAGCTCAAGGCCTAGGCATTGCTTTAGAAAGTGCTTGGCTGGCTAGTGCCTATTTACAGCGGGGGCAGTTGGTGCCTGTGTTTTCACGTCAATCCGCACTTTCGATTCAAGCGCACTTTGCGGTCTACCCGCAGCGCAACACAAATCGTCCGGCAGTTGTTCAATTTTTGCAATGGCTGCAAAAGGCTTGCAAGTAA
- a CDS encoding NAD(P)-dependent oxidoreductase, which translates to MSSVQKENTKPVVGLVGLGAMGKGVALNLLSKGYDVVGFDVNSEALRWLESQGGKTSPSLRQGAGSVDILISFVVNDAQTESALFGQDGALESLQSHALVVTCSTMPPSYVQSLGKRLQARGIGLVDAPVTGGQVGAHAGTLTIMAAGHPVHVACVKPVLETFGKSVYVLGDEPGMGSQMKVINQLLCGVHLAAAGEALALARRAGLPLDTSLEILKSGAASSWMLGDRGPRMVRESFDDITSAVNIFVKDLGLVVDAARQSTFPAPIANAAYLSFLATAAKGWGALDDSAVFKHYSQINAE; encoded by the coding sequence ATGAGTTCTGTTCAAAAGGAAAACACCAAGCCAGTGGTTGGCTTGGTTGGCTTGGGCGCCATGGGCAAAGGCGTTGCGCTTAACTTGTTAAGCAAGGGTTACGACGTCGTTGGTTTCGATGTGAATTCTGAAGCTTTGCGATGGCTTGAATCGCAGGGGGGTAAAACCTCCCCCAGCCTGCGCCAAGGTGCTGGGTCTGTTGATATTCTGATTTCATTCGTGGTGAATGATGCTCAGACTGAATCCGCTTTGTTTGGCCAAGATGGCGCGTTAGAAAGCCTTCAGTCGCATGCTTTGGTGGTCACTTGCAGCACCATGCCGCCAAGCTATGTGCAATCGCTCGGCAAGCGATTGCAAGCTCGAGGCATTGGCCTGGTGGATGCGCCAGTCACGGGTGGGCAGGTGGGCGCACACGCAGGTACGCTGACCATCATGGCGGCGGGTCATCCAGTGCATGTGGCATGCGTTAAGCCGGTGCTTGAGACATTTGGCAAAAGCGTCTATGTTTTGGGTGACGAACCAGGCATGGGCAGCCAGATGAAGGTGATTAATCAGCTGCTGTGTGGCGTGCATTTGGCTGCGGCCGGTGAGGCGCTTGCGTTGGCGAGACGCGCCGGTTTGCCGTTGGACACTTCACTTGAGATCCTCAAGAGTGGCGCAGCGTCGTCGTGGATGCTGGGTGATCGCGGACCACGCATGGTGCGAGAGTCGTTTGATGACATCACTTCAGCGGTGAACATTTTCGTCAAAGATTTAGGACTCGTTGTCGATGCGGCACGTCAAAGCACTTTCCCTGCACCGATTGCGAACGCGGCTTATTTGAGTTTCCTAGCCACCGCAGCCAAAGGTTGGGGTGCTCTGGATGATTCGGCTGTTTTTAAGCATTACAGCCAGATCAATGCAGAGTGA
- the pyrE gene encoding orotate phosphoribosyltransferase, whose product MSQSVAANDALAQEFVQFSLDCGVLKFGEFKTKAGRMSPYFFNAGLFDDGAKLGKLASFYAQCIVNSGIEFDMIFGPAYKGIPLGAAVSIELARLGRNVPFAYNRKEAKDHGEGGSLVGAPLKGRVLIVDDVMSAGTAARESIALIKAAGATPHAVAIALDRQEMATEKQADGSTKDVPYSAVQYVREQLGMSVCTIAKLEDLLAYLGKQPDNAMGEHLARTQAYRERYGV is encoded by the coding sequence ATGAGTCAGAGTGTGGCTGCCAACGACGCGTTGGCACAAGAGTTTGTGCAATTTTCGCTGGATTGTGGCGTGCTGAAATTTGGGGAGTTCAAAACCAAAGCGGGCCGCATGAGCCCTTACTTTTTCAATGCCGGTTTGTTTGACGATGGTGCCAAGTTGGGTAAGCTGGCCAGTTTTTATGCGCAGTGCATTGTCAACAGCGGCATCGAGTTCGACATGATTTTTGGCCCCGCCTACAAAGGCATTCCATTGGGTGCGGCCGTGTCGATTGAGTTGGCACGCCTAGGACGCAACGTGCCGTTTGCCTACAACCGCAAAGAAGCCAAAGACCATGGCGAAGGCGGTAGCTTGGTGGGTGCACCACTCAAAGGCCGTGTGTTGATCGTGGACGATGTGATGAGCGCGGGCACGGCTGCGCGTGAATCGATTGCCCTCATCAAAGCGGCAGGCGCCACACCGCACGCCGTGGCGATTGCGTTGGACCGCCAAGAAATGGCCACCGAAAAACAAGCCGATGGTTCCACCAAAGATGTGCCCTACAGCGCGGTGCAATACGTGCGTGAACAATTGGGTATGAGCGTGTGCACCATTGCCAAGCTGGAAGACTTGTTGGCTTATTTGGGCAAGCAGCCCGACAACGCCATGGGTGAGCATTTGGCTCGCACACAGGCGTATCGCGAGCGTTACGGCGTTTAA
- a CDS encoding TRAP transporter substrate-binding protein, translating into MKLINKKVATAVLALCAVVAHAQTKMTLGHNAAVGNPKHEASVKFAELVKAKSNGRFEIQVAPAAQLGDDVPILTSLRTGAVDLSANSQGAISSVVPEYAAFGMPFLFPTLQTAWKVLDGPVGQELGKHTEAKGMVVLGYWDNGIRHISNKSRPINTPADLKGMKLRTPPDPTTIDIMQALGADPQQIKFSELYVALQQGVVDGQENPLMNIWSSKLYEVQKYISYTSHKYEMTPFVMSKRSFDRLSEADRKLFHEAAAEATQFNRKASLESDQKLEGELKAKGIQFNRPDLTPFAKATDSVIDKWATGPQGEFVRKVVAAARAAK; encoded by the coding sequence GTGAAATTAATCAATAAAAAAGTTGCTACCGCTGTACTGGCTTTGTGTGCGGTTGTTGCGCATGCACAAACCAAAATGACCTTAGGGCACAACGCTGCTGTGGGCAATCCAAAGCATGAGGCTTCTGTGAAGTTCGCTGAGTTGGTCAAAGCGAAGTCGAATGGACGCTTTGAAATTCAAGTAGCGCCAGCTGCTCAGCTTGGCGATGATGTGCCAATTTTGACTTCGCTGCGTACGGGGGCCGTCGATTTGTCGGCTAACTCGCAAGGTGCGATCTCTTCCGTGGTGCCGGAATATGCCGCTTTCGGCATGCCTTTCCTCTTCCCAACCTTGCAAACTGCATGGAAGGTTTTGGACGGTCCGGTGGGTCAAGAGTTGGGCAAACACACCGAAGCCAAAGGCATGGTTGTGTTGGGATATTGGGATAACGGCATCCGCCACATTTCCAATAAGAGCCGTCCGATCAATACGCCAGCTGACCTTAAAGGAATGAAGTTGCGTACGCCACCAGACCCCACGACCATCGACATCATGCAGGCCTTGGGCGCTGATCCTCAACAAATTAAGTTCTCCGAGCTTTATGTGGCATTGCAGCAGGGCGTCGTAGATGGTCAGGAAAACCCATTGATGAATATTTGGTCATCCAAACTGTATGAAGTGCAGAAATACATTTCGTACACCTCGCACAAATATGAAATGACACCGTTTGTCATGTCCAAGCGCAGCTTTGATCGCTTGTCTGAAGCGGATCGCAAGCTGTTCCACGAAGCTGCTGCCGAGGCCACGCAATTCAACCGCAAGGCATCTTTGGAGTCTGATCAAAAGCTCGAAGGTGAACTCAAGGCCAAAGGCATTCAGTTCAACCGTCCTGACTTGACGCCGTTCGCGAAGGCGACCGATTCGGTGATCGACAAATGGGCAACTGGTCCTCAAGGCGAATTCGTGCGCAAGGTCGTGGCGGCCGCACGCGCTGCTAAATAA
- a CDS encoding transketolase family protein, translating into MNTVVQPKKRLTTSAMIASIAGEGQKTQAAPFGKALVELARERQDIVGLTADLAKYTDLHLFAQAYPDRFFQMGMAEQLLMAAAGGMAKEGLTPFATTYAVFATRRAYDFIHQVIAEENLNVKIACALPGLTTGYGPSHQATEDLAMMRGIPNMTVIDPCDALDIEQAVPAIVAHRGPVYMRLLRGQVPLVLDEYNYKFELGKAKLLRGGRDVLIISSGLLTMRALEAAKELEGGGADVAVLHVPTIKPLDEETILREAGVSGRLVVVAENHAAIGGLGEAVATLLLRHRLAPEFKQIALPDAFLDAGALPTLHDRYGISTSAIVASLKSWL; encoded by the coding sequence ATGAATACCGTCGTGCAACCTAAAAAACGACTGACGACGTCGGCCATGATTGCCTCTATCGCTGGTGAAGGTCAAAAAACCCAAGCGGCTCCGTTTGGCAAGGCATTGGTTGAATTGGCACGTGAGCGCCAAGATATTGTTGGCTTGACCGCCGACTTGGCCAAGTACACCGATCTGCATTTGTTCGCACAAGCGTATCCGGACCGTTTTTTCCAAATGGGTATGGCTGAACAGTTGTTGATGGCGGCTGCGGGCGGTATGGCGAAAGAAGGCTTGACGCCGTTTGCAACCACGTATGCCGTGTTTGCCACGCGTCGTGCTTATGACTTCATTCACCAAGTGATTGCTGAAGAAAATCTGAACGTGAAGATTGCTTGTGCCTTGCCTGGTCTGACCACCGGCTATGGTCCAAGTCATCAGGCCACTGAGGATCTGGCCATGATGCGCGGCATTCCAAATATGACCGTCATCGACCCATGCGATGCGTTGGACATAGAACAAGCCGTTCCCGCGATCGTTGCACACCGTGGCCCGGTGTATATGCGTTTGTTGCGTGGTCAAGTGCCCCTGGTGCTAGACGAATACAACTACAAGTTCGAGCTAGGCAAAGCCAAGTTGTTGCGTGGTGGCCGTGACGTGCTCATCATCTCAAGTGGCTTGTTGACGATGCGCGCGCTGGAAGCTGCCAAGGAGCTCGAAGGTGGCGGTGCCGACGTGGCTGTGCTGCACGTGCCCACCATCAAACCTCTCGACGAAGAGACCATCCTTCGGGAAGCGGGCGTCAGTGGTCGTTTGGTCGTGGTGGCTGAAAACCATGCGGCAATTGGCGGGCTTGGCGAGGCAGTCGCTACGCTACTTTTGCGTCATCGCTTGGCACCCGAATTCAAGCAGATCGCTTTACCAGATGCGTTTCTGGATGCGGGCGCTTTGCCAACTTTGCATGACCGTTACGGAATCTCAACATCGGCGATCGTTGCATCGCTGAAATCCTGGCTCTGA